TCGATGGCATAGCATGCCACTTGGTCCTATTCCCCACTCAGCTTGGGAGTGGGGATTCCCAAGGGACAGGGCCCTCCCTGAGTAGCCCAGAGCATGTCACCATCCTCACATGGTACATTCCACCTGAGGTTTGGTGGGTTAAGTTTCCTTTAGCCACAGGATGGAACCCATTGTACCCTTGCTCTGCCTAAAGATATTTACACCAGTGATTTCGTATTTCTAGATATCATCTACGTTTTGAGATGTTAGTGATGACACTTCTTGCCTCTCAATAGTGAGAGtttcagtaattccatttcttcGCTTTGACTTTTTGTGTGTCCCTAAGTAGATCAGAATTATCCTTTCAGTGAAAGACTGCTAAAATTCTCAGCAGTTGGGGATTAAGTAGTGCCTACCACCTGCATGGAATTGGTGAACTAAAGGGTCATGATGGGCTATAGGGCTCCCATTTCCACTCGAAGCCTTAGCTCTGAATCTTCTGTTAGAAGAGATAAAGGGAAGCGTAAGTGGGTCATACGAGATTATCCTCAACTGAGCTGTCATGTACGTTAACACAGTCTTCATTTGAAGGGGAACTGGGAAGGCGGGGGGGAAGGGGGTAAAATCTGGCAGTGACATATGCCATACCATTGAGTGCCAGGACTGGTATCTCTAGTCTGGCTGGCTCAAGAgctgttccttcttttctcccttgaaTTTATACCTGTCCCTCCCAAAGGGAGAGGCTCCATTCAGTAAACTGACTttgtctaaaaaagaaaaattacattcttGAGGTGAACTGCTGAAAATGTAGTCTTCCTTGAATTCCAGTGCCAGTTTTGAGTCAGAATATGGTCCTTCCGGTCTCTGGCCATAGACCCTGGATTTAGGCCAGCCATAAAGCATTATCCTATACTTAGTCAAGAAGACACTGTATTTACTTAAATGAGATCCAGAAATATAATCATAGCCCCATGAATTTTAATAGTGCTTAAATGCCTATTCATTTAAAAGTACAAAAGCTTAACAAAAAGTTTTAGTGTTTACCCTTCTGTAGACAATGGTGAGTCACAAACATTTGAACAGTTTCGAGATTGTTTGATTTTTGAACCACTTACTCCTTTCCGTATGCCCTCACTCCCCCCAACATGCTGGGTGaagtatattttaacatttgtaaCTAAAGCTAATTAGAAGTAATTTTGTTTTGAGGCAACTCTCTGGGGTATGCCGTGTCAGGATTGAGAATcattccccttcccccagcaggCTCTGAAAAGCACCCGGAGGACTGTGTAAGGAGGAGGTCTTACCTTTCTAAGTGTTTGAAGGAGGCTTTGCTCGGGCTTTGGGAAGTCATCCACAGGTGATGGACTCCTGTAATTAAGACTTCTTATAAAGCTTCCCTTTCTTGTCAGCCTTTTCTGACTTCGCCATTTCTCTGAATTTCTCTCATTCAGGTTTGTGTTTAGCTTTCTCACTACAATCACATTGTCTCTAGTAGTTCAGATTCCAGGAAGATTGCCAGGGTATAGCTCTTCAattccataaaaaggaaagattaacTGAAaacatacacacgtgcacacagtcTCGCTCAGCCAGGCCCGTACCTGCTCTCTTGCtaagcccctcccctccttcccacaaATAGCCCTAAGAGACACAAAACTGCAGTCtcactcctcctcctctcttcgtccctcccccacctctcattTCTTGGCACACACAGAATGTCACTTGCAGCATGTAGCAAATCACATCAATGCGTTGCCTCTACCCAAAGGCCACGCGGCTTCCTCTGTGCTCCCCGTTCCAGCGCTTGCAAGCCCGGGTGATTAATTAGAGGCACACAGGTTACAGTGTTGGGCAATTACTCCTAGTGACAACACACAAGGAAGCTGAGCAAGGCCCAAATATGGCCCTTTTCACCCAGCCTTCCAAAAACCAAACATCTTGCACAAGAGTACATTTATAAGCTGGGCCCTGTGCCTGTGAGCCTCCCAAATGCTAACAGCTCAGTGGTGCTGACTGCTTTGTCTCCCTTTCTTCTAGCTCCTCTACCAGTGACCTCTCCAACTTTGACCATGCTTATCTGAGGCGAAGCCCTGACCACTGCAGTTCCCAGGGGAGCATGGAGAgcctggagcccagtgggggGTACCCACCGTGCCATCTTCTTTCCCCTGCCAAATCCACTGGCAGCATTGACCAGCTCAGCCACCTCCATAACAAGAGAGACTCGGCGTACAGCTCCTTCTCCACCAGTTCTAGCATCCTAGAGTATCCACCCCCTGGCATCTCTAGCCGGGAGCGGTCAGGCTCCATGGACACCACTTCTGCTCGTGGTGGCCTCCTAGAAGGGATGAGGCAGGCAGACATTCGCTATGTCAAGACAGTCTATGATCCCCGGAGGGGAATCTCGGCCGAGTATGAGGTGAACTCTTCAGCCCTCCTTCTCCAAGGGAGGGAGGCCCGAGCGTCAGCAGACGGTCAGGGCTATGATAAATGGCATAATGTTCCTCGGGGCAGGGGAGCACCACCCCCATCCTGGAGCCAGCAGTGCCCCAGTGCCTTGGAGACTGCCACTCCCAACCTGCCTCCTAAAGTGGgcgcacccctgcccccagctcggAGCGACAGTTATACCGCCTTTCGGCAGCGAGAACGACCCAGCTCGTGGTCTAGCCTCGATCAGAAGCGGTTCTGTCGGCCTCAGGCAAACCCCGCAGGCTCCCTGAAATCTCCCTTCATAGAGGAACAGCTGCATACTGTGCTAGAGAAGAGTCCAGAGAACAGCCCCCCAGCGAAGCCCAAGCATAGTTATCCCCAGAAGGCCCAACCTGGCCAACCTCTGCTGCCAACTGGCATCTACCCGGTCCCCTGTCTGGAGCCACACtttgcccaggtgccccagccttcTGTGAGTAGTAACGGTACACTCTATCCAGCACTGGCCAAGGAGAGTGGGTATAGAGCTCCTCATGGAGCCTGTGACAAGATGGCTACCTTTGATGAGAATGGGAACCAAAATGGATCTAGCAGGCCTGGGTTTGCCTTCTACCAGCCTCTAGAACATGATTCAGTGTCCCCAGGAGAGAGGAAATCTGAAACTTTAGCCAGATGTGTCCCCTACAAAGTCTATTTCCCTTCAGTACCTGAAAATGAGGAGGATACCTCCCTGCAGAGACAGCTCACACCTCTCCGAGGCAACAGCCCACATCCCAATGAGAGAAGGAGCACCCACAGCAACAAACCATATTCTAGTTATCACAGCCTCAGATCCCCTCAGGTCTGGCAAGTGGGTGAAGACAAGAGGTCCTCCAGGCCCTCAGAGCCTTGGGAGGGTGATTTACATGAAGACCACAATGCCAACCTGCAGCAGAAGCTCGAGAGGGAAAGCCTAGGCCAGAGCCTGTCGAACAACTTTGGCAGAACCAAGTCAGGCTTTTCCTCTCTCCAAAACATTCCTGAGAGTCTAAGAGGGCAAAGCAGCTTGGAgctaggaggaggagcccaggaGGGCTACCTGGAGGGCTGGTCTACCTCTGTAGTCAACAGCAAGGTAGAAGACTCTGGAAGGAAAGCTGTTCCTGACCACAAGAGCCAGCTGGACAGGCCAGTCTCCTATCCAAGGCCCGAGGCAAGAACCAGTGCCTTGGCCTCTTTCCCTAGTTCAGACCCAAGGTATGAGgagcttccctccccaccccaccagcagACATCCAGTCTGGGCAGGAGGCGGCTCAGCTCCAGCAGCACCTCTGCTCTGCAGGGCTTTCAGTATGGGAAACCCCACTGCTCCGTGCTGGAGAAGGTTTCCAAGATTGAGCAGCGAGAGCAAGGGAGCCAGAGACCCCCAAGTGTGAGCAGCTCTAGTTATGGCCACAACTACAAGCCCAACAACAGGACGCTTGCGACTTCTAATACTTTTGGGAATGACTTTGAGGAGACAAAAGCCAATGTCCGTTTTTCTGAATCCACTGAACCCATAGGCAATGGGGAGCAGCACTTCAAAAACGAGGAGCCAAAGCTGGGAGAGGTTTCCTGGCAGCCGTATGGTCAGCAGTTGAGGCGGGGTGCCGATGTCAGCCGTGGCCCCCAACTTCATGGCAGTGAGCCCCCGAGGCGGGACCCTCAGTTGCTCCGCAGCCAGAGCACCTTTCAGCTCTTTGGCGAGGCGGAGAAGGAGCCCGTGTGGCTGGACGAGAGGCCCCGCACGCCTGAGTCGCCGGTGCTGGACGCCCCCTTCAGTCGTGCCTACCGGAACAGCATCAAGGACGCGCAGTCCCGGGTCCTGGGGGCCACCTCCTTTCGACGCCGGGACCTCGAGCTGGGGACACCCGCAACTTCAAGACCCTGGCGCCTGCGGCCCGCCTCGGCGCACGTGGGGCTGCGGAGCCCAGAGGCAGCGGCATCCGCCTCCCCGCACACCCCTCGTGAGCGGCACAGTGTGACCCCGGCCGAGGGCGACCCTGCCCGACCTGCGCCCCCTGCCGCCCGAAGGGGGCCGCGCCGGCGCCTGACCCCCGAGCAGAAGAAGCGCTCCTACTCAGAGCCTGAGAAGATGAACGAGGTGGGGATCTCGGAGGAGGCCGAGCCGGCGCCCTCCAGCCCGCAGAGGAAGGGCCTGCGTTTCCCCGAGAGCACGGTGGCGGACCGGCGCCGCATCTTCGAGCGCGACGGCAAGGCCTGCTCCACGCTCAGCCTGTCGGGCCCGGAGCTCAAGCAGTTCCAGCAGAGCGCCCTGGCCGACTACATTCAGCGCAAGACCGGCAAGCGGCCTTCCTCCGCCGCCGGCTGCAGCCTCCAGGAGCCTGGGCTGCTGCGGGAGCGCGCCCAGAGCACCTACCTGCAGCCTGGCCCTGCGGCGCCCGAAGGCCCCAGCCTCGCCTCAGCCTCCAGTCTCTGCTCCCTGCGGGAATCCAGTCTGCAGCCCCGCAGGGAGGCCGTCCTCCTGCCGGCCGCAGCAGTGGGGGGCGCGGGGGAGTCCCCGCGGGCCCCCAGAGATCGCAGCAGCTCCTTCGCTGGAGGCCGCGTCCTAGGGGAATGGCGACGCGGGGACCAAGCCCCAAGGGAGCAGCTCGGTGGAGCTAGTAACTGTGGACCAATGAGCACCCAGAGGGTGGACAGGGCCCCTGGGGAGCCCTCCACGTGGGGATCCGCAGCCAAGAGGGCTGGGAAGTCTATGTCTGCAGAGGACCTGCTGGAGCGTTCCGATGTCCTGGCGGTCCCTGTCCATGTGAGATCACGGTCCTCGCCCACTGCAGACAAGAAGCGTCAGGTATGTGCAACCAGAGGGTCTCAGAATGGGGCCCTTCGGCCCCAGGACTTTTGTGAGGCTCCCCTATCCCACCGCTTCTCCCCACTCTAATTTTCCTGATACATGCAGAAGGGTGGCATTAGTTTTCATGGAGTGATTTCTTTCTCCACGCCATGATACCCTTACAGAGATACAAATATGTAGATACagacacacaaaacacacacacagacatctATACAACTCTGTGTGTGTACCCTTCATTTTAGGAAGTTACCCACCTCTCAGTGCAAGAATGCATGGTTAGGAAAAGTTAGGGATTATCTTTTTTGTCCGTTTGGTTTTTTTATATTCATGGAATAGAGACTgtctcagtatttttaaaagattttagctTTGCACCCTCTGTTTCTGACTTTTACATTTACAAAACAAGAATTATTGACTCTAATAAGTTATTGGCTATCAAACTCCTGGCCCTCAGCTAGGTATGCTTTACATTTGTGTTATCTCATTACGCCTCAACTCTCCTGTGTAGTATATTGCCCACATCAAACCTATCTGAATTCTTGGAGTGCACCACTTTGGTGAGATAGGAGAATCACAGACTTTCCAATTCTCACATAAAAGGATTTTCTAATAAAGATTTCAAACTATTCAAAGATTATGAAGTGCTTTCCACTGAAGATTTCAGCATAGCTAAGCAATAGAACCTGAGCACTAACTCCCAGGAGTCTACTAATTGCCTTAGTTCTTAGTCACTCCTTGCTGGGAGTGCACTGCAGATCAAAGGCCTACCTCATGGTTCCCTTCCCACCTCAGAAGATATTAGGAATTTACATCTAGGTTAGCACAGGGGAGAACACTCGTCCACTGTGCCTTCTCGCATTCTGTTTTCCCCAGCAGAGAAGTCAGTCATTTAGCAAGAATTTGTAGAGCATGTGTTGTATGAAAAGCACTGTACTATGAGGTTGAAGGAAACACAGAAGGACGTGAAGCTCATGCCTTTCTGGGGTTCACAACTGAGCAAGGAATATGATGAGCTTCTATATAAATGACTCACGGGACTAGCAAATGCTTTGGGAGCAGTGATAAATAATATGCTATGGAGGGGAGAGTGATTAATTCTAACTGAGGGGATCTAAGGGCTTCTCTTGAAGGAGATGGTATTTGAACCAGGCTGTGAAGGATGGGTAAGGTGTTGACAAAGGATTGGGGTTGGTAGAAACagcttcaaagaaagaaaaattcagacaTTACTGCCCGAGAAGTTTTTTGCTGCACTGCTTCTGAAACCAAATACTGTACCCACCTagatattttctgtttcaaaatacCCAGAAATACTTTCTCTCCAGGATAAATGCGCAAAAAATTGTATAGAGGCAATCCTCCATAAGCTTTCACTAAGCATTTTCTTCCCCTCAGAATGAAGCACAGAGCTAATTTCTACTCCTTATCCTACCACTAAAACACTTAAAATCCATGTATGTAACATACAATTTCAGCTAGTTTGATGAACTTCAGTAGCATAACGACCccaacattttcttaatttttcttcctgtgttctctaaagaaaacagaaatgtttagGTAAAAACTAAATCATATTCTGCTATTTGTTTCTTACTATATTTCATTATTCTCCCTTGGGGAATTGGTTGGATGGCTCTGAATGTTACTCTGCTTTCTCCCCAAATATTGAGAAAGTCTGGTAAACTGGGAAATAAAGCTAAAACACAGGTGTAGGGAAATGACAAAATTCCTCCAAATCCCAGCTGAATATGTTATttgaaaaacttttagaaaagtaCAGAACATTATttacattctcttcaataaagaGAATAccatatttagatatttaatttgGGGACTTTGATGCCAGAAggggaaaattttcaaaatgaaatactttatcTGTGCTGCTTTGCTCCTACAAATTCTGAAAACAGATTACCAGCCCCCAGATTGTAATTGTGTCAGGACTGTGCTCTGGAGCACCCTTCTCCCATTTTCCCACCTGCAACCAGACCTTGCCTGCCCCAAGACCTGGTCCACAGCAAGGTCTTCACCTTGCATCTTTTTCATACAGCCGTCCTCTACCCTATTTGTAGAActagttaaaaagcaaaataaaactagtCTCTACACAATTACTGTGGTTATTATTTCaggatattgtatttttttaatgtgcatgaATTCTAGAGACTTTACCATTATTAAGCTTTAATGAAGGTATTCAATAAGAATTTGTCTCATCCCAGCTTTAGAGAACTCTGAGAAATTAAGTTACCCTGCAGAAACTGTTTGCCTACTAAGTTAAAGCCAAAATATGAAGTCGTTTTCTGGGGCTGGCTCATTCCATGGCATCCTGAACAAATGTTCCTTGCTCCTGCCAGCCAGATGCTTATAGAGCAGGATTTTACAAGCTTTTGACAAGGATTCAGTTCCTTTTCAGAAGGCCATTAGTGAGGACAGTTTCTGCCTCCCAAACAAGGTCAACATGGAAGTCAGTTTCTCTGTTCATATAAATTGATCATTCTTGCACCTAAGTAACTGCAGAAGGCTGCCACCACTCATAGCCTGAGACCTGCTCAGACACTCAGGAGGCCTGGGCCTCTCCTTAGCCAGCGATGGTTATCTCTGAAACATGCAACCTCTTACTACTTCTGTTAATTCTTCTTCGTTTGAAAAGTGTAATTGCAGAACAAATGGATATTAGTGATGGCGCTGAAGACACATCAAATTCTTGCCTATTTCCTACTGTCTATGAAACTTTGGAAAacttaacctttttaaaatggGTGGGCCCTGAAAAAGCTGCCAGAAAATACCCAAATATTTCTGCTTTGGAGATGGAAATTTACACCTATTCATTGCATAGATTTAGAATCCAGCAAAGGCTATAAAAAGAAACCTTTGGAGAAATAAGATTCCTGGCTGGGAGTTGCTTTTTCCAGATGCTGAGTTAGAGGTTTCTCTGGTTCTCACTGTATTTACAGAGACCTTGGTTCCTGAAATATGAGATATTCACCATGTGATGGTGTGACAAACATCATTTAACTGCTGAGGAAATTGCTTAGTTCATCCCACAGTGTTGGATATAGGCTTGGTTCTGTAGAATGCAGCTTGTAAATCATTTAGCACCCATTCAAGCTTGTGCATAAACAGAATCACCTTTCCACAAAATGCGAAGGTACaaatagctaataataataatgtctactATGTATGCACCAGTCATTGTTCTACATGTTTTATAAGCATAAAAATAATCCTCACATCTACGCAAAGAAGTAGATACTGTTATCTCTGTATTACATATGAGGGATCTGAGACACAGAAAGGATGAGAAATTTGCCCAAGGTAGTGGGAGGGAGGTTTTTGACCCCATGCTGTCTGACTCCAGATTCTGCAAGTCACTATACCATGCTCCCTCCTTGCATAAAAAAagactggaggagggaggaggcaagagTTAAATATCTATCTGAAAACTTCAAGCCAAtgaattgatttcattttaacatttactgATTACTGttattcacatttaaataaaaatttgagatttCTCAAATGGATTCCTAATTCATTTTTGCAGATACTTGGAAACTGATATCCAAAGTAGATGAATACTATCATCTTCATATTTCACTGGCCACAGAGTTAGTTAGCAGGATATCTAACTCTGAACCCAAAGCAAGAGTGTAAGGATTGGGACTCAATTTACTTTAGgtttataataaagttttaagTTTGCTATGCCTAACGAAGACTAAGAACAGGGGTATTTTTTAA
The sequence above is a segment of the Zalophus californianus isolate mZalCal1 chromosome 2, mZalCal1.pri.v2, whole genome shotgun sequence genome. Coding sequences within it:
- the SHROOM3 gene encoding protein Shroom3 isoform X4 — its product is MESLEPSGGYPPCHLLSPAKSTGSIDQLSHLHNKRDSAYSSFSTSSSILEYPPPGISSRERSGSMDTTSARGGLLEGMRQADIRYVKTVYDPRRGISAEYEVNSSALLLQGREARASADGQGYDKWHNVPRGRGAPPPSWSQQCPSALETATPNLPPKVGAPLPPARSDSYTAFRQRERPSSWSSLDQKRFCRPQANPAGSLKSPFIEEQLHTVLEKSPENSPPAKPKHSYPQKAQPGQPLLPTGIYPVPCLEPHFAQVPQPSVSSNGTLYPALAKESGYRAPHGACDKMATFDENGNQNGSSRPGFAFYQPLEHDSVSPGERKSETLARCVPYKVYFPSVPENEEDTSLQRQLTPLRGNSPHPNERRSTHSNKPYSSYHSLRSPQVWQVGEDKRSSRPSEPWEGDLHEDHNANLQQKLERESLGQSLSNNFGRTKSGFSSLQNIPESLRGQSSLELGGGAQEGYLEGWSTSVVNSKVEDSGRKAVPDHKSQLDRPVSYPRPEARTSALASFPSSDPRYEELPSPPHQQTSSLGRRRLSSSSTSALQGFQYGKPHCSVLEKVSKIEQREQGSQRPPSVSSSSYGHNYKPNNRTLATSNTFGNDFEETKANVRFSESTEPIGNGEQHFKNEEPKLGEVSWQPYGQQLRRGADVSRGPQLHGSEPPRRDPQLLRSQSTFQLFGEAEKEPVWLDERPRTPESPVLDAPFSRAYRNSIKDAQSRVLGATSFRRRDLELGTPATSRPWRLRPASAHVGLRSPEAAASASPHTPRERHSVTPAEGDPARPAPPAARRGPRRRLTPEQKKRSYSEPEKMNEVGISEEAEPAPSSPQRKGLRFPESTVADRRRIFERDGKACSTLSLSGPELKQFQQSALADYIQRKTGKRPSSAAGCSLQEPGLLRERAQSTYLQPGPAAPEGPSLASASSLCSLRESSLQPRREAVLLPAAAVGGAGESPRAPRDRSSSFAGGRVLGEWRRGDQAPREQLGGASNCGPMSTQRVDRAPGEPSTWGSAAKRAGKSMSAEDLLERSDVLAVPVHVRSRSSPTADKKRQDVVLGESNSFGLVKDPCYLAGPGSRSLSCSERGHEDMPLLKHHPSPRWGGPGCKAVGGASVPSKCPGPLDPQRQASRTMPCPGLLPTGMPGHLTDTRAAPLTPLGSALPSPAPLSSQAATDQPTGRDGPMGQQPLPPYTQAVTHRSDGHGLVQPASPRGHEPNSPEHGMEEATRRRVSLAQRPALPRVKWAHAVREDSLPEDSSSPEFANLKHYKTQQPPPSSSSTLEDTPLGTPSTPGRLSLRISESVLQTSPPPREDYDDEVFVKDLYPNATSSPTFDLPPPPPPPLSQDTPVNSLDDFPPPPPQAMYEAELVGEDYKEPWTSSSSKFAKVTVAKERPIPGTVHLVGSPVPASKSQTSVKVSEANETNPPSSMGALPQPDGALGKQPSPGQPPPIHDPVCGPRGLEKNVSSGPQKTSEDIRTEALAKEIVHQDKSLADILDPDSRMKTTMDLMEGLFPRDVNLLKENSIKRKAMQRTVNCAEYEGKRSEDKEAVGMLVTCPAYYSVSAPKAELLNKIKDMPEEANEGEEPVDVNEKKAELIGSLTHKLEALQEAKGSLLMDIKLNNALGEEVEALISELCKPNEFDKYKMFIGDLDKVVNLLLSLSGRLARVENVLSGLSEDASNEERSSLNEKRKVLAGQHEDARELKENLDRRERVVLDILANYLSEEQLQDYQHFVKMKSTLLIEQRKLDDKIKLGQEQVKCLLESLPSDFIPKAGALALPPDLESEMGPAGGCTVSGVFPTLTSPL